Proteins encoded in a region of the Nicotiana tomentosiformis chromosome 9, ASM39032v3, whole genome shotgun sequence genome:
- the LOC104117703 gene encoding uncharacterized GPI-anchored protein At1g61900 isoform X5: protein MLHFPLSGSFCHLLLVVALWLSSYQNVVSLPLLPKPGETPSVSELPSTPNSGTFQPIDISPAMIPHYPFPGEPLPPMYPSFPKTYDPVLTGRCPVNFSVISSITGKTASDCTQSLSTVVGNVICCPQFNSLLHIFQGFYRNRSDTLVLQNAVADDCFKDIISILASRGANSSLSSMCSVKSSNLTGGSCPVKDISTFEKALNTSKLLDSCSTVDPLKECCRPVCQPAISEAALQISGIKTTLSDKKNIVGAPSEIDTLNDCKGVVYSWIARKLRFEDANTAFRLLSSCKINKACPLEFKQPSEVINACRNLAAPSPSCCSSLNAYITGIQKQMLITNRQAILCATVFGSMLQKAGVMINVYELCDVDLKDFSLQAYGQEAGCLLRSLPADLVYDNSTGFSFTCDLNDNIAAPWPSSSSVTSLSLCAPEMSLPALPTSQTLGISGCHLGRVHFFAPTLLFFVSALFY, encoded by the exons ATGCTACACTTTCCTTTATCCG GTTCGTTTTGCCACCTGCTGCTAGTAGTTGCTCTCTGGTTGTCTAGCTATCAAAATGTAGTGTCTCTGCCTCTGTTACCTAAACCTGGGGAAACTCCTTCCGTGTCTGAACTACCTAGCACACCTAACAGTGGAACTTTTCAGCCAATTGACATATCACCTGCTATGATCCCCCATTATCCTTTTCCTGGAGAACCTTTGCCACCAATGTACCCTTCCTTCCCAAAGACATATGACCCTGTCTTGACTGGAAGATGCCCTGTAAATTTCTCTGTCATTTCGAGCATCACAGGAAAAACAGCATCTGATTGTACTCAATCTTTGTCTACAGTAGTAGGGAATGTAATATGCTGCCCACAGTTTAATAGCTTACTCCACATATTCCAGGGATTTTACAGAAACCGTTCTGATACTTTAGTTTTACAAAATGCGGTGGCTGATGATTGTTTTAAAGATATCATCAGTATACTAGCCAGCAGAGGAGCAAACAGCTCATTATCTAGCATGTGTTCTGTAAAGTCGTCCAATCTGACTGGCGGGTCTTGCCCCGTGAAGGACATCAGTACCTTTGAGAAAGCATTAAATACAAGCAAACTGTTAGATTCATGCAGCACAGTTGATCCTCTGAAAGAGTGCTGCAGGCCTGTTTGCCAGCCTGCAATTTCTGAGGCTGCACTTCAGATATCTGGGATAAAAACGACTCTCAGTGATAAGAAGAACATAGTTGGAGCACCTAGTGAAATTGACACTCTTAATGATTGTAAGGGAGTGGTCTATTCATGGATTGCTAGGAAACTAAGGTTTGAGGATGCCAATACTGCATTTCGGCTGTTGTCTTCCTGCAAAATTAACAAAG CTTGTCCCCTGGAATTCAAGCAGCCATCTGAAGTGATCAATGCATGCAGAAATTTAGCTGCTCCAAGTCCTTCATGTTGTAGCTCGTTAAATGCCTACATCACAGGGATACAGAAGCAAATGTTGATCACAAATCGGCAAGCAATTTTATGTGCTACTGTATTTGGTTCTATGTTGCAGAAGGCTGGAGTTATGATAAACGTTTATGAGCTTTGTGATGTTGACTTGAAAGATTTTAGTCTCCAAG CGTATGGGCAAGAAG CAGGGTGCTTGCTTCGAAGCTTGCCAGCAGATCTGGTGTATGACAATTCAACAGGCTTCAGCTTTACTTGTGACTTAAATGACAATATTGCTGCTCCATGGCCTTCATCATCGTCGGTGACATCCTTGTCTCTTTGTGCTCCTG AAATGTCTTTGCCAGCTTTACCAACATCACAGACATTGGGCATTTCTG GTTGTCACCTGGGTAGAGTGCATTTCTTTGCTCCCACTCTTCTGTTTTTTGTTTCAGCATTATTTTACTGA
- the LOC104117703 gene encoding uncharacterized GPI-anchored protein At1g61900 isoform X9, with the protein MIPHYPFPGEPLPPMYPSFPKTYDPVLTGRCPVNFSVISSITGKTASDCTQSLSTVVGNVICCPQFNSLLHIFQGFYRNRSDTLVLQNAVADDCFKDIISILASRGANSSLSSMCSVKSSNLTGGSCPVKDISTFEKALNTSKLLDSCSTVDPLKECCRPVCQPAISEAALQISGIKTTLSDKKNIVGAPSEIDTLNDCKGVVYSWIARKLRFEDANTAFRLLSSCKINKACPLEFKQPSEVINACRNLAAPSPSCCSSLNAYITGIQKQMLITNRQAILCATVFGSMLQKAGVMINVYELCDVDLKDFSLQAYGQEAGCLLRSLPADLVYDNSTGFSFTCDLNDNIAAPWPSSSSVTSLSLCAPEMSLPALPTSQTLGISGCHLGRVHFFAPTLLFFVSALFY; encoded by the exons ATGATCCCCCATTATCCTTTTCCTGGAGAACCTTTGCCACCAATGTACCCTTCCTTCCCAAAGACATATGACCCTGTCTTGACTGGAAGATGCCCTGTAAATTTCTCTGTCATTTCGAGCATCACAGGAAAAACAGCATCTGATTGTACTCAATCTTTGTCTACAGTAGTAGGGAATGTAATATGCTGCCCACAGTTTAATAGCTTACTCCACATATTCCAGGGATTTTACAGAAACCGTTCTGATACTTTAGTTTTACAAAATGCGGTGGCTGATGATTGTTTTAAAGATATCATCAGTATACTAGCCAGCAGAGGAGCAAACAGCTCATTATCTAGCATGTGTTCTGTAAAGTCGTCCAATCTGACTGGCGGGTCTTGCCCCGTGAAGGACATCAGTACCTTTGAGAAAGCATTAAATACAAGCAAACTGTTAGATTCATGCAGCACAGTTGATCCTCTGAAAGAGTGCTGCAGGCCTGTTTGCCAGCCTGCAATTTCTGAGGCTGCACTTCAGATATCTGGGATAAAAACGACTCTCAGTGATAAGAAGAACATAGTTGGAGCACCTAGTGAAATTGACACTCTTAATGATTGTAAGGGAGTGGTCTATTCATGGATTGCTAGGAAACTAAGGTTTGAGGATGCCAATACTGCATTTCGGCTGTTGTCTTCCTGCAAAATTAACAAAG CTTGTCCCCTGGAATTCAAGCAGCCATCTGAAGTGATCAATGCATGCAGAAATTTAGCTGCTCCAAGTCCTTCATGTTGTAGCTCGTTAAATGCCTACATCACAGGGATACAGAAGCAAATGTTGATCACAAATCGGCAAGCAATTTTATGTGCTACTGTATTTGGTTCTATGTTGCAGAAGGCTGGAGTTATGATAAACGTTTATGAGCTTTGTGATGTTGACTTGAAAGATTTTAGTCTCCAAG CGTATGGGCAAGAAG CAGGGTGCTTGCTTCGAAGCTTGCCAGCAGATCTGGTGTATGACAATTCAACAGGCTTCAGCTTTACTTGTGACTTAAATGACAATATTGCTGCTCCATGGCCTTCATCATCGTCGGTGACATCCTTGTCTCTTTGTGCTCCTG AAATGTCTTTGCCAGCTTTACCAACATCACAGACATTGGGCATTTCTG GTTGTCACCTGGGTAGAGTGCATTTCTTTGCTCCCACTCTTCTGTTTTTTGTTTCAGCATTATTTTACTGA